A stretch of Salvelinus alpinus chromosome 4, SLU_Salpinus.1, whole genome shotgun sequence DNA encodes these proteins:
- the LOC139574311 gene encoding cystine/glutamate transporter-like translates to MTRRSVNGEGTGVNNTPQNGGHPGDTPVPKEDPDALHGKVELKKKVTLLRGISIIIGTIIGAGIFISPKGILKNSGSVGMSLVVWIACGVLSLFGALSYAELGTSIKKSGGHYTYILEAFGPQMAFIRLWADIIAIRPAGLAVISLAFGQYILEPIFMPCGVPEIAIKLATSIGITSVMYLNSMSTSWTNRIQIFLTFCKLLAIAIIIVPGLYMLFKGETKNFENAFEVSNIKLTGLPLAFYSGMYAYSGWFYLNFVTEEVENPEKTVPLAICISMAIVTSGYVLTNVAYYTVMSAEELLASQSVAVTFAEKTMGNLSVAVPIFVALSCFGTMNGCLFAFSRMFYVASREGHLPEVLSMIHVRRHTPLAAVIILYPMTVFQLFVGDIYSLLNFMSFLRWLFIGVAVLGLIYMRYTRPDMPRPFKVPLFIPAIFSFTCFFMVFLSLYSDPVNTGIGFAISLTGIPAYYIFIVFDRRPKWLQKGLDSFNRSVQILLEVIPAEH, encoded by the exons ATGACCAGGAGGTCAGTTAATGGTGAGGGGACTGGGGTGAACAACACCCCCCAAAATGGGGGACACCCAGGGGATACCCCTGTCCCAAAAGAGGACCCTGACGCCCTGCACGGAAAGGTAGAGCTTAAGAAGAAGGTGACCCTACTTCGGGGAATCTCCATCATCATAGGGACCATCATCGGCGCGGGAATCTTCATCTCTCCCAAGGGAATCTTGAAGAACTCTGGGAGTGTTGgaatgtctctggtggtgtgGATCGCCTGTGGAGTACTGTCTCTGTTTG GGGCCCTGTCCTATGCAGAGCTGGGAACCAGCATCAAGAAATCTGGAGGACATTATACCTATATTCTGGAGGCCTTTGGACCACAAATGGCCTTCATACGTCTCTGGGCTGACATCATCGCCatcag ACCTGCAGGGTTGGCAGTGATATCCCTGGCCTTCGGACAATATATCCTGGAGCCTATATTCATGCCGTGTGGAGTGCCAGAGATTGCTATCAAACTGGCCACCTCTATAGGAATAA CGTCAGTGATGTATCTCAACAGTATGAGTACGAGCTGGACAAACAGGATTCAGATCTTCCTCACCTTCTGCAAGCTTCTGGCTATAGCCATCATCATCGTACCTGGCCTCTATATGCTCTTCAAAG ggGAGACTAAGAACTTTGAGAATGCGTTTGAGGTCAGTAATATCAAGCTCACAGGTCTTCCTCTGGCCTTCTACTCTGGGATGTACGCCTATTCTGGGTG GTTTTACCTTAACTTTGTGACGGAGGAAGTGGAGAATCCAGAAAA GACTGTGCCATTGGCCATCTGTATCTCCATGGCGATAGTCACTTCCGGCTACGTGCTGACCAATGTGGCGTACTACACTGTGATGTCAGCAGAGGAGCTGTTGGCCTCGCAATCCGTCGCCGTG ACATTTGCAGAGAAGACGATGGGGAACCTTTCGGTGGCAGTGCCGATATTTGTAGCCTTGTCGTGCTTCGGTACGATGAACGGCTGCTTATTCGCTTTCTCAAG AATGTTTTATGTGGCATCACGAGAAGGCCATCTCCCTGAGGTTCTGTCCATGATCCACGTCCGCAGACACACACCTTTGGCAGCCGTCATCATTCTG tATCCTATGACGGTGTTCCAGCTGTTTGTGGGAGATATCTACAGCCTGTTGAACTTCATGAGCTTCCTCCGCTGGCTCTTCATTGGTGTGGCTGTGCTGGGCCTCATCTACATGAGATACACACGCCCTGACATGCCACGTCCTTTCAAG GTTCCTCTTTTCATTCCGGCCATTTTCTCCTTCACCTGTTTCTTCatggtgttcctctctctctactccgacCCCGTCAACACAGGGATAGGATTCGCCATCTCACTAACAGGAATCCCAGCCTACTATATTTTCATtgtgtttgaccgcagacccaagTGGCTACAGAAGGGTTTAG ATTCCTTTAACAGATCTGTCCAGATCCTCCTGGAGGTGATCCCAGCAGAACACTGA